In Blattabacterium cuenoti, the genomic window CTCTAGCAGATATGGTTTCTTTTGGAATAGTTCCGTCTATAATAGTTTTTAGTTTATTGGAAAAAAAGTCTCCTATTCCATTTATTGAGTATCTTGCTTTCTTGATTTCTATTATTTCTGCATGTCGTTTGGCTAGATTTAACATAACACCTCATAAAAACTATATTAAGGGTCTAACAACTCCTATAAATGCTTTATTTTTTTCTTCTTTATCTATTATAATTACAGATCACCATGTTTTTTTTTTCAAAAAAAAAATGATATATATTATTACAATGCTTTTTATTATATTTCTTTCCTGTTATTTTTTACTATCCAAGATTCCAATGTTTTCTTTCAATTTTGAAGATTTTTCTTGGAAAAAAAATAAAATGCGTTATTTCTTTTTATTGATTAGTATATTTCTTTTATTAACTTTACATGTAGTGGCTTTACCATGCATTATTATTTTTTACATAATAATCTCAATCTGTTTTCATAGATTAAAAAAAAATTCATATTAAAAAACATGAAATTAAAACTTTATCGTCCTATTTGTTTTTTTGATATAGAAGCAACAGGAATCAACATCGGGAGAGATAGAATCATAGAAATATCCATATTAAAAATATTTCCGGATGGGGATCAAGAAGCTAAAACTTGGTTAATTTGTCCTGGAATTCCTATTCCTCCGCAATCAACAGCTATTCATGGTATTAAAGATGAAGATGTGAAAGGAAAACTTAAATTTAAAGATGTAGCTTTTTCTATTTTTAGAATGATTGAAAATACAGATCTAGCTGGATATAATTCTAATAGATTTGATATTCCAATTTTAGCCGAAGAAATGCTTCGTGCAGGAATGACCTTTGATATTAAAAAACATAAAACTATAGATATTCAAGTTATATTTCATAAAATGGAACCTAGAACCCTTTCTGCTGCTTATAAATATTATTGTAATAAAGAGCTTATAAAAGCCCATAGTTCTAAAGCTGATACATTTGCTACATACGAAATATTATTAGCACAACTAGAAAAATATGATAACTTAAAAAAAGATGTTAAAAGTCTCAATCAATTTTCTCATCAAAAAAATATAGCAGATCTTGCTGGATTTATAAAAATAGATGAAGAAGGAAATGAAATATTCAATTTTGGAAAATATAAAGGAGAGAAAGTTTTTGAAATTTTTGAAAAAGATCCTAATTACTATGGATGGATACAAAATTCAGATTTTCCCTTATATACAAAAAAAATATTTACAGGGATTAAATTAAAAAAATTTAATAAATAAATATCTATTCTTGAACAAGATCTTTTAATTTTTTTGATATAAAATCTGTAAGATTTTTTCCATCTAGTAAATTTTTAGATAGAAGTGTTAAATTTAAAGCTTCTTGTATGATTTTTTCCCTTTTTTCTTTTGATGTTTCTTCTAATATTTTTTTCATCAAAACATGGTTTGTATTTACTATCAATTGATAATATTTTTCTTTATTTTTTATATCTTTTCCTATAGAAGAATTCATTTCTTTTATTCTTCTTAAAAATTCTGGAATGATAATTAAAAAAGGATTATCTTTTATGGATAAATTTTCTAATTGTATGGAAAATTTAAAATTTTTGATTAAAAGATGCTGATCAAGAAGATTTTTTAAATCTTGTTTTTCTTTTTCAGAAAGTTCTGAATAAAGTTTATCCTCTTTTTTATAATTAATTAACTTATCAATATGATCTGAATCCACTCGAACAAAGCAAATATCTTGATAAGAAAATTCGAGTTTTTGTATTAAATGAACTGAAAGTGGACTGTCAAAAATCAAAACTTGATAAGATCTATCTTTTGCCTCTTTGATATAACTATATTGTTTATCTTTATCTGATGAATAAAGAAAAACAATTTTTCCTTCTTTATTTTTTTGGGTTTCTTTTATTTTTTCTTTAAACTCTTTCAGAGTAAAAAAATTATTATCTATAGTATAAAAAACAAAAAATTTAATAGCTTTATCAAAGAAATTTTGCGCACTAATCATTCCATACTCTACTATAATTTTGATATCTTTCCATTTTTTTTGAAAATTATCTCTATTTTTTATAAACATAGAGTCTAATTTATCAGCTACTTTTCTTGTTATATATTTAGATATATTTTTAACAGATATATCAGATTGTAAATGAGAACGTGATACGTTAAGAGGAATATCTTTAGAGTCTATAACTCCTCTTAATAAGCTAAGAAAATCTGGAACAATACCCTCCAAATTATCCGTAATATAAACCTGGTTTTGATACAAATGAATTTTATCTTTTTGGATATCTATTCTTTTTTCTATTTTAGGAAAATATAAAATTCCTGTTAAATGAAAAGGATGATCTATATTGAGATGTACCCAAAATAAAGGATCTTCCAATTGATTTGGATATAACTCATGATAAAAATCTAAATAATTTTTATCGTTTAATTGAAGTGGATTTTTTTTCCAAGCAGGATCAATATTATTGATAACAATTTCTTTATCATCTTTATCTGATAAAGAAATTGTTATCGGCATAAATTTACAGTATTTTTGCAATAATTTTAAAATACGATCATGTTCTAAAAATTCTTTATTTTCTTCATTAAGAAACAAAACAATTTCTGTCCCTCTATCTTTTTTTTCAATTTCATTCATAATGAAATTTGGTGTCCCTTCGCATGACCAAAATATGGATGATTCGTCTTTTTTGTAAGATTGAGTTAATATAACAACTTTATTCGCTACCATAAAAGAAGAATAAAAACCTAAACCGAAATGTCCAATAATATTAGAATAATCCGTTAAATTTTTATATTTTTTAATAAATTCTTCAGCTCCAGAAAAAGCGATTTGATTAATATACTTATTTATTTCTTCTTTAGTCATCCCTACACCATTATCCCTAATATGAAGAGTATTATTTTTCTTATCTATGAAAACTTTTACTTTAAAATCATCAACGATATCATATAAATTTTCTAATTTGATTATAGTTTTCAATTTTATGACTGCATCTACAGCATTAGAAACTAATTCACGTAGAAAAACTTCTTGATCGGAATAAAGAAATTTTTTAATAATAGGAAAAATGTTATCTGAAGTAACACTAATTTTATTTTTATTCATGGATATTGAATTATAAAATTATTAGTAAAAAATAACAAAAATTATACCGTTATTTTTATATAGACACCATGTCAGGTTTATTCTTTTTCAATTCAAAAAAAACAATCAACAAATTTTTTACCATTAAATTCTTTTAGATCTTGTATATGCTCTCCTATTCCCAAATATTGTATAGGAATTTTAAATTGATCCATAATTCCTATAACCACTCCACCTTTAGCTGTTCCTTCTATTTTAGTTAAAATGATAGAAGAAATTTTAACAAAAGAAGTAAATTGTTTTACCTGTTCAAAAGCATTTTGACCAGTAGTAGCATCTAAAATAAGTATAATTTCATGAGGAGATTCAGGTATTATTTTTTTCATAACTCTACTTATTTTAGAAAGCTCTTCCATAAGATGCTTTCTATTTTGTAATCTTCCGGCAGTATCGATTAGTACCACATCTTTTTTCTTAAATTTTGCCGATTGTAAAGTATCATAGGCTACAGATGCTGGATCCGCATGCATATGTTGTTTTATTAAAGGAACTCCAGCTTTTTTGGACCATATTTCAAGCTGATCAATAGCAGCAGCTCTAAATGTATCTGCAGCTCCTATAACTACATGAAAACCTTTTTTCTTTAAAAAAAAAGCTAATTTTCCAATTGTGGTAGTTTTTCCAACTCCATTTACACCTACTATCAAGATTACATATGGTTTTTGGCTAATTTTGTATATCTTAGTTTCTAAATCTAAACATGTATTTTCAATATTTATAAAAAGAGCTTTAATTTCTTCTTTAAGAACATTATAAATATCTTGTGAATTTATATATTTTTCTTTTTGAATTCTTTCTTCTAAGTTTTTAATAATTTTTATAGTAGTTTGTGTTCCTATATCTGCAGATAATAATATTTCTTCTATATGATCAATAATATTGATATCTATCTCTGATTTTTTCAAAAACAGATTTTTTATTTTATAAAAGAAAGATTCTCTAGTTTTTTTTAATTCATGATTAAATACTTTACTTCTTTTTTTTTTAAGAAAAAACATTATAAATTATTACTTTTTATTAAAAAAAATCTTGATTTCTTCATCAGAAATTATTTTATTTTCAAAGGTATAACAACCTGATTTTTTAGATTTCACTATTTTAATAGCTAATGTCATTTTTTTTGAAGTCTTTTTTTTTTGATTATTTGTTTCCTTTTTAGACATTTATTATTAATTTTATTTAATTTCTTTATGAACCGTATATTTTCTTAATATTGAATTGTATTTTTTTAATTCGATTCTATTCGGAGTGTTTTTCTTATTTTTCGTTGTAATATATCTAGAACTGCCAGATTTACCTATTTTTCTTTGTTCAACACATTCTAGTATAACTTGTATTCTATTTCCTTTTTTTCCCATTTTAATATTTGTATTTAAAACGTTTTAAAACTTTTTCTATTCCTATTTTATTGATGAGCTTGATAATAGAAGTGCAAATTTTTAAAGTAATCCATTTTTTTTCTTTTATCAAAAAGAAACGTTTTTTACATAAATTAATATTAAAACGACGTTTATTTTTATTATTTGCATGAGAAACTCTATTTCCTATCATTGCTTTTTTACCTGTCAACTCACAAACTTTTGACATAATAATTTTTTTCGTTAAATTGTAAAAATGACTAATGACTTAAATATATAACATTTATATATATATATTATATTTTAAAATAAATAAAAGACATTTCATGTCAGGACATAGCAAATGGTCAAATATACAACATAGAAAATTGAATCAAGATTTCAAAAAATCTAAAAAATTTTCTAAAATTCTCAAAGAAATTTATATAGTTGTAAAAGAATCAGGAACTAACAATTCTCGTTTCAGAAATGTGATTCTAAATGCTAAATCAGTCAATATTCCTAAAAGTACCATAGAAAAAGCTATAAAAAAAGCTTTACAAATCAAAAAAAATGATTATAAAAATTTAAATTTAGAAGGATTAATTTACGGAATTAGTATAATTATAGAATGTATAACAAATAATAACATTCGAACAATATCTGACATAAGAACACTTTTTAATAAAAATGGAGGTAGATTATGTAATAATGGTGAACTAATTCATTTTTTTCATAGAAAGGGTGTTTTCTATATCAAAAAAAAAGATATTCATTATTCAATGGAAGATTTTGAACTTATGACAATAGATTTTGGAGCTCAAGATTTTACGATAGATCATAACATGATCTATTTATATACAGATTTTGAATATTTTGGATCTATGAAAAATAATTTGGAAAAATTAGAAATACTCTATAAGTATAAAGTATTACGTATTCCTAAACAGATAAAATATGTTTCAGAAGAAAAAAGAAATAAAGTTTTAGATTTAATGAAAAAACTTCATATGAATAATGATGTAGAAAATATTTACTCAAATTTATATGAAAAGTAGAATGTCCTATCGCATTTTCAATTAATTTATTATTATATATAAATATTGAAAATGAGGAAAGTCCGGACACCGTAGAGCAACACAATGGGTAACACCCATCCATCGTGAGATGAGGAATAGTGCAACAGAAAGAAAGTACAGATTAATTTATTAAATGCTGTAGTGAAATCATGTAAACTCTGTGTGGTGAAATGCCATGTATACCGGAAAACTAGCTCGGTTGAAACTGGGGGGTAGGCAGATTGAGATCATGGGTAACCTAGATCCTAGACAAATGATAGGTTAAAAACAGAATCCGGCTTATAATTCTACTTTTTTTGGAGAGATGGCCGAGAGGATTAAGGCGCACGTCTGGAAAGCGTGTTCACAAAAAGTGTCAAGGGTTCGAATCCCTTTCTCTCCGCTTTCATTTCTATTCTATAAATTTTCTATATCTTTCAGTTTTTTCTCAATCAAGCTGGTTCTAACGCCTAATAATCGATCTATATCTTTGGAAGCCCCTTGTAATTTATTTTGAGCTTGGTGTAATAATAATCCAAATTTTGAAAATTCCTGTTTCACCGTTTCTAAAATTTTCCATACTTCGGAACTTCTTTTTTGAATAGCTAAAGTTCGGAATCCAATTTGTAAACTATTTAATACAGCAGCCAATGTAGACGGTCCTGTTATCACCGTTTTATATTTTCTTAATAATTCTTCTAATAAACTAGAATTTCTTGCAATTTCAGCGTATATTCCCTCAAATGGTAAAAAAAGAATAGCAAAATCAGTAGTGTTTGGAGGATCTATATACTTATCTTTAATATCTTTTGACATTTTTTTAAGTACAGATTCCATATTTTTTATAGCTGCTTCTATATTCTTTTTTTCTCCATTATGATAAGCTTCTTGTACTTTTTGATAAGTTTCTTTTGGAAATTTAACATCAATTGGTAACCATATGATATTTCCGTCTCCAAACCCTGGTAGTTTTATCGCAAATTCTACGACAAAATTTGTGCTAGATTTGGTCACAACATTAGAAGCATATTGTTCTGGAGATAAAATCTGTTGTAAAAGCATTGAAAGCTGCATTTCGCTAAAACTTCCACATATTTTGACATGATTTAAAGTTCTTTTTAAAGAACTCACATCTTTCGCCAAGATCTTCATTTCTCCTAAACCTTCTTGTAAAAATAATAATTGATTTCCAATTATTTCAAATGATTTTCCCAAATGAATATTTAAAGAATTTTGAAGCTTATCATCAACATTTTCTCTTATTTCCTCAAGTTTTTTTTCAATAATTTTAATAAATTTTTCTTGTGATGTATAAATATAATCTAATTTTTTATCTTGATTTTCAATATAAAATTGAACTTTTTTATCAATAACATCCTGAAATATTTTTACAGTTTGTATCAAACCGTCTTTAACTTCAATTAAATAATCACCAATTTCAGTTTTACTATATTTAGATAATTTTTGAATTTCATTCTGCTGATCTTTAAATTCTTTCCTAAAAAAGAATTCCAATTTTCTAAAAAAATATATGCATATGAATAAAATAAAAAAATAAAAAAGTAAAACTGAATAATACATTCAAATCAAAAAAATGAAATCATTTTATGTTATGAGGAAAAAATAGCGGGAATAGGACTCGAACCTATGACCTTCGGGTTATGAGCCCGACGAGCTACCAACTGCTCCATCCCGCGGATATTATATTAATATAATGTTTTTCATTTACAAAATCAAATATAAAAATTTATTTATCCATTCATAGATATTAAGAACTCCTCATTGTTTTGAGTTCTAGCTATTCTAGATCTTAAAAATTCCATAGCTTCTACTGGATTCATATCTGAAAGGTGTTTTCGCAAAATCCACATTCTTTGCAAAGTATTCGTATCAAGTAAAAGATCATCTTTCCTTGTGCTAGAAGAAACGAGATCAATAGCTGGATAAATTCGTTTATTAGCTATTTTCCTATCTAATTGAAGTTCTTTATTTCCTGTTCCTTTAAATTCTTCAAAAATTACTTCATCCATTTTTGATCCTGTATCAATCATAGCTGTAGCAATTATAGATAAAGAACCTCCATTTTCTATATTTCTAGCAGCTCCAAAAAATCTTTTGGGTCTGTGTAATGCATTTGCATCCACCCCTCCAGATAATACCTTTCCAGAAGCTGGAGCGACTGTGTTATACGCACGTGCCAAACGTGTAATAGAATCTAGTAATATAACTACATCATGAGAACACTCTACCATTCTTTTTGCTTTTTGCAAAACAATGTTAGCCACTTTAACATGTCTATCTGCTGGTTCATCAAAAGTAGATGCAATGACTTCTCCTTTTACATTTCTTTGCATATCTGTTACTTCTTCTGGACGTTCATCAATTAATAATATAATTAAATATACTTCAGGATGATTAGCTGCAATAGCATTAGCTATTTCTTTTAATAAAGTTGTTTTTCCTGTTTTAGGAGGAGCAACAATCATTCCTCTTTGTCCTTTTCCTATAGGAGTAAAAAGATCTACAATTCTTGTAGAAAGAGTCGCATTTTTTTCAGCTAATTTAAATTTTTCATTTGGAAATAGTGGAGTTAAATGCTCAAAAGAATCTCTGTCCCTGACAAAAGATGGAGATCTACCATTAATCTCAATAATTTTAATGAGTGGAAAATATTTTTCGCCATCTTTAGGTGGACGAACTTCTCCCCTTATTGTATCACCTGTTTTCATTCCAAAAAGTCTGATTTGAGATTGAGATACATAAATATCATCAGGAGATGATAAATAATTAAAATCAGAAGATCTCAAAAATCCGTAATTTTCTGGCATAATTTCCAATACCCCTTCACTTATTATTATTCCCTCAAATTCGTATTCAGGAGTACGGTATTTATTAGTAGAAATTTTTTGTGATCCGACTTCTATTCCAGGATATGATGATATATTTTGAGTTTCAAATCTATCATTTCTATCATTTTTTTTCCAATTAGAAAAATTTTGATGTTTTTTTTGAAATTTTGTGGATGTTTCTGTTCTAGAACTAGAAATTTTTAAATGTTCTTGAGAAATCAATTTTTTTTTACCATTTATACTTTTATTTTCTGAAAATAAATTTTTAGATTCAGTATTTTTTCGCATTTTAAATCCTTTTTTTAAAGAATTTTCCCTTTTTGAAGGGATAGAAGTGTTTTTATTATTAATATTAATAATGGAAATAATTTTTTCTAGGAGCTCGTTTTTTCGTAATTGTGTACATTTTTTTAATCCTGATGAACGAGCAATTTCCTGTAATTCAAAAAGTTTCTTACTTTTTAATTCAGTAATATCAAACATAAAGTGATTGGGTTTTATATATGTATATGCTTGGTAAGTAATATACTTTTGGTGTAATTAATGTAATAACTTATGAAAAATAACTTAGAAACGATAAATACAATAAATACAATTATACAAAAATTAATTTGAACTTAAATAAATTATAAAAATAATTTAATCTTTACATTATTATGTTATATAGAATACAAACATTATACTTACTTATTTCTATTTTTATTTATTCTGTTTTCATATATTTTTTATCTGATTTTTTATATTTCAATTTGTATTTGAAAAAAATAGTTTTCATTTTTATGATTCCATGTTTATTTTTATCTATTTTAAGTTTTTCCCTTTTTAAGAAAAAAAAAATTCAAATATTTTTGAATAAAATTAATATACTTGCTAATACTATTCATGTCCTATTCCTTATTTTTTCATGTTTTCAATTAAAATTGATTTCTACAATTATGTTTATTCTATTATTTTTTAGTATATATTTTTTATATATGGCTAATAAAGCTATAAGAAAAGATATAGAATTGATAGACTCTATAAATAGAATACGATAAATAAATATTCTTAATTTCAAGAATCTTTATAAAGATAATATTTAAAAAATGAAAAAAATTTCATTAATTCAAAAGTTAGAAGTTTACAAAAAAGAATTTCATGAAATTTCAAAATCAATAATACAACCTGATATTATATCGGATTATAAACAATACAAAACATTATTAAAAAAATATTCCAAATTAGAAAAAATAGTTTCTATTTATGAAGAATACAAAAAAAAATTAGTTCTACTTGAAGAAATTAATTTTGTTTTAGAAAATGATTCAGATACGGAAATAAAAGAGTTTGCTTTAACAGAAAAAAACAAAATTTTGGAAAATTTATCTTCTCTTGAAAGAGAATCTTCTAATTTCTTATCTTCAAAAAAAGAGAATACAACAGAAGATCATAGAAACGCTATTTTAGAACTACGTTCTGGAACAGGAGGAGATGAAGCATGTCTTTTTGTTGAAGATATATTAAGAATGTATACAATGTATTTTAAAAAATCAGGTTGGAAATATAAAATAATACATGCTCAAAAAGGAGGAATTAAAGGATATAAAGAGATTATTTTAGATATCAATGGAGAAGATGGAGTTTATGGTAATTTAAGATTAGAATCTGGAGTTCATAGAGTTCAAAGGATTCCCAAAACAGAATCTCAAGGAAGAGTGCATACATCCGCTATAACCGTTGCGGTTCTTCCTAAAGTAAAAGATATAGAAGTTAATATTAATTTATCTGATATAAAAAAAGATACTTTTAGATCTAGTGGTTCTGGAGGGCAACATGTAAACAAAACTGAATCAGCTGTACGATTAACACATATTCCAAGTAAAATAACAGTAGAATGTCAACAAGAGCGTTCTCAACATAAAAATTTTGAGAAAGCTATAAGTGTATTACGATCACGTATTTATCAGAATGAAAAAGAAAAAAGATTAAAAAAAATATCTATGAAAAGAAAATCTTTGATTTCTACGGGGGATCGTTCTGTAAAAATTAGGACTTATAATTATCCTAGAAATAGAGTTACGGATCATAGAATTCATAAATCTATTTATGATCTTACAGGATTTATGAATGGAAACATTCAAGAAATGATAAACTTCTTAAAGTTATTTGAAAAAAAATAATGTTTTATACTTTGTTATCGAACAAAAAATCTAAATCTAGATTATCTACAAAACTTGTATTATAATTCCCACTTAAAAATTCGTTATTTTGCATAATTTTTCTGTGAAAAGGAAGAGTAGTATGGATCCCTTCTATAACAAATTCATCTAAAGAACGACGCATTTTTTCAATAGTTTCTTTTCTACTTTTTGCCGTAGTAATAATTTTAGCAATCATAGAATCATAGTAATGTGTAATATTATATCCTGCATAAATATGTGTATCAATCCGTACCCCTTTTCCTCCAGGTAAATGCATTTGAGTTATTTTTCCAGGAACTGGACGGAAATTTTTGTACGGTTCTTCTGCATTTATTCTGCATTCTATTGAATACATTTTGGGATAATAATTTTTTTTTATAGAAAGTTTTTTTCCATAAGCTAAAAATATTTGTTCTCGGATTAAATCTAAACCTGTTATTTCTTCAGTTATAGTATGTTCTACTTGTATCCTTGGATTCATTTCCATGAAATAAAAATTCTTTTTTTGATCTACCAAAAATTCTATAGTTCCTACTCCTTCATAATGAATATACTCAGCCGCTTTTACGGCTTTTTCTCCCATTTTTTTTCTAAGAGATGAAGTTAAAAATGGGGAAGGTGCTTCTTCCACTAATTTTTGATTTCTTCTTTGAATAGAACAATCTCTTTCTGAAAGATGACATACTTCTCCATACTTATCTCCTACAATTTGGATTTCTATGTGTCTTGGATTCAAAATGAATTTTTCTATATACATATCTTTTTTTCCAAAACAAGACAAAGCCTCTTTTTTAGCTTCTTCCCAAGAATTTTTTAAATGATTTTTATCTAAAACAGATCGTATTCCTTTTCCTCCACCTCCAGCGACAGCTTTTATAACAATTGGATACCCTATTTTATCTGCAATTTTCTCTATATCCTTATAAGATGATTCTACAAAACAGTCAGATCCAGGTAAACAAGAAATTCCAATTTTTTTCATGGTTTTCTTAGCTAAAATTTTATTTCCCATCTGAATCATATGATTAGGTTTAGCCCCTATAAACTTTATCCCATGTTTATGGCACATTGAAGAAAAATATGCATTTTCAGATAAAAATCCATATCCAGGATGAATAGCATCTGCGTTGGTAATTTCTGCAGCTGAAATCAAATTTGGAATGTTTAAATAAGATTGATATGGAGGAGGTGGTCCAATACATACAGCTTCATCCGAAAAATAAACATGAAGACTATGTTTATCTGCTGTGGAATAAACAGCTACAGTTTTAATTCCCATTTCTTTGGATGTTCGTATAATTCGTAAAGCAATTTCTCCACGATTAGCTATTAATATTTTTTTAAACATAAAATTTAATAATTAGGATCTAAAAGAAATAAAGGTTGGTCATAATCAACAGGGGAAGCATCTTCCACTAAAACTTTAATCAATTTTCCATTTACTTCAGATTCAATATCATTAAATAATTTCATTGCTTCTATAACACAAACTTTTGTTCCTATTTTTATTTTATCTCCTATCTTTACAAAAGGTTCTTGATCTGGATTCGGTTTTCTATAAAATGTTCCAATCATAGGAGATTTTATAGTAAAATATTTATTTATATTTTCTTTTTCTTTTTTAGAAAATTTATCGTAATAATCAGAAATAGAAGAAGATATTTTAGGATTCCACGAATATTTTTCATTTTTTCTCAATGTTCTATTTTTCATATAAATTTCAGTGTTTCCTATTTTAATCTTTATCTCATCTATATTTGAATCCGAAATAAACTTAATCAGGTATTTTATTTTTTTTAAATCCATATTTTATAAGGATTCTTTTTTAGTTTCATTATTATTATATAGAATTTTTCCTTTGTAATAAAGGATGTTTTCATGCCAATACGCATGATGGTATAAATGTTTTTTATTTGTTAAAATACATTTTGCTAATAAAGGTTCTTTTACTTTAAAATGACTTCTTCTTTTATTTCTTCTAGATTTAGACTGTCTTCTTTTAGGATGGGCCATAAATAACTTATTTAATAAATCACTAATTTAGAAATAAAATTAAATGTGTTAAGTAATTTTTTTTATATATTAATAAACAGAGTCATATATTATATTATTATTATTTATGTTTTATGAGTCAATCACAATTAACTAAACGTAGTGAAAATTACTCAAAATGGTATAATGAAATAGTTATTAAATCCGGTTTAGCAGAATTTTCTGGAATTCGTGGTTTTATGATAATTAAACCGTATGGATATACTTTATGGGATAGAATGAAAACAATATTAGATAATATGTTGAAATTTACGGGTCATCAAAATGTTTATTTTCCTTTACTTATTCCAAAATCTGCTTTTTCAAAAGAAAAAGAACATACTGAGATTTTTTCTGAGGGATGTGCTGTTGTTACACATTCTAGATTGAAAAAAAATCCAGATCAAGAAGAGCTTATTGTTGATCCTGAATCTAAGTTACAAGAAGAACTAGTAATTAGACCAACCTCAGAAAGTATAATATGGAAAACTTATAAACGTTGGATTCAATCTTATAGAGATTTACCTATTTTATTTAATCAGTGGGGGAATGCACTAAGATGGGAAATGCGAACTCGTTTATTTCTTAGAACTACGGAGTTTCTATGGCAAGAAGGACATACTGCACATTCTACCGAAAAAGAAGCGATAGAAGAAGCTATAAAAATATTAAATATTTACACAGATTTTTCAGAAAAATTTATGGCTATTCCTGTATTACAAGGAATAAAACCATATATGGATAAATTTTATGGTTCAGAAAAAACATATTGTATTGAAGC contains:
- a CDS encoding DNA recombination protein RmuC, coding for MYYSVLLFYFFILFICIYFFRKLEFFFRKEFKDQQNEIQKLSKYSKTEIGDYLIEVKDGLIQTVKIFQDVIDKKVQFYIENQDKKLDYIYTSQEKFIKIIEKKLEEIRENVDDKLQNSLNIHLGKSFEIIGNQLLFLQEGLGEMKILAKDVSSLKRTLNHVKICGSFSEMQLSMLLQQILSPEQYASNVVTKSSTNFVVEFAIKLPGFGDGNIIWLPIDVKFPKETYQKVQEAYHNGEKKNIEAAIKNMESVLKKMSKDIKDKYIDPPNTTDFAILFLPFEGIYAEIARNSSLLEELLRKYKTVITGPSTLAAVLNSLQIGFRTLAIQKRSSEVWKILETVKQEFSKFGLLLHQAQNKLQGASKDIDRLLGVRTSLIEKKLKDIENL
- a CDS encoding DUF4293 family protein, with amino-acid sequence MIPCLFLSILSFSLFKKKKIQIFLNKINILANTIHVLFLIFSCFQLKLISTIMFILLFFSIYFLYMANKAIRKDIELIDSINRIR
- the prfA gene encoding peptide chain release factor 1 produces the protein MKKISLIQKLEVYKKEFHEISKSIIQPDIISDYKQYKTLLKKYSKLEKIVSIYEEYKKKLVLLEEINFVLENDSDTEIKEFALTEKNKILENLSSLERESSNFLSSKKENTTEDHRNAILELRSGTGGDEACLFVEDILRMYTMYFKKSGWKYKIIHAQKGGIKGYKEIILDINGEDGVYGNLRLESGVHRVQRIPKTESQGRVHTSAITVAVLPKVKDIEVNINLSDIKKDTFRSSGSGGQHVNKTESAVRLTHIPSKITVECQQERSQHKNFEKAISVLRSRIYQNEKEKRLKKISMKRKSLISTGDRSVKIRTYNYPRNRVTDHRIHKSIYDLTGFMNGNIQEMINFLKLFEKK
- the accC gene encoding acetyl-CoA carboxylase biotin carboxylase subunit translates to MFKKILIANRGEIALRIIRTSKEMGIKTVAVYSTADKHSLHVYFSDEAVCIGPPPPYQSYLNIPNLISAAEITNADAIHPGYGFLSENAYFSSMCHKHGIKFIGAKPNHMIQMGNKILAKKTMKKIGISCLPGSDCFVESSYKDIEKIADKIGYPIVIKAVAGGGGKGIRSVLDKNHLKNSWEEAKKEALSCFGKKDMYIEKFILNPRHIEIQIVGDKYGEVCHLSERDCSIQRRNQKLVEEAPSPFLTSSLRKKMGEKAVKAAEYIHYEGVGTIEFLVDQKKNFYFMEMNPRIQVEHTITEEITGLDLIREQIFLAYGKKLSIKKNYYPKMYSIECRINAEEPYKNFRPVPGKITQMHLPGGKGVRIDTHIYAGYNITHYYDSMIAKIITTAKSRKETIEKMRRSLDEFVIEGIHTTLPFHRKIMQNNEFLSGNYNTSFVDNLDLDFLFDNKV
- the rpmF gene encoding 50S ribosomal protein L32, producing MAHPKRRQSKSRRNKRRSHFKVKEPLLAKCILTNKKHLYHHAYWHENILYYKGKILYNNNETKKESL
- the rho gene encoding transcription termination factor Rho, with the protein product MFDITELKSKKLFELQEIARSSGLKKCTQLRKNELLEKIISIININNKNTSIPSKRENSLKKGFKMRKNTESKNLFSENKSINGKKKLISQEHLKISSSRTETSTKFQKKHQNFSNWKKNDRNDRFETQNISSYPGIEVGSQKISTNKYRTPEYEFEGIIISEGVLEIMPENYGFLRSSDFNYLSSPDDIYVSQSQIRLFGMKTGDTIRGEVRPPKDGEKYFPLIKIIEINGRSPSFVRDRDSFEHLTPLFPNEKFKLAEKNATLSTRIVDLFTPIGKGQRGMIVAPPKTGKTTLLKEIANAIAANHPEVYLIILLIDERPEEVTDMQRNVKGEVIASTFDEPADRHVKVANIVLQKAKRMVECSHDVVILLDSITRLARAYNTVAPASGKVLSGGVDANALHRPKRFFGAARNIENGGSLSIIATAMIDTGSKMDEVIFEEFKGTGNKELQLDRKIANKRIYPAIDLVSSSTRKDDLLLDTNTLQRMWILRKHLSDMNPVEAMEFLRSRIARTQNNEEFLISMNG
- the accB gene encoding acetyl-CoA carboxylase biotin carboxyl carrier protein — protein: MDLKKIKYLIKFISDSNIDEIKIKIGNTEIYMKNRTLRKNEKYSWNPKISSSISDYYDKFSKKEKENINKYFTIKSPMIGTFYRKPNPDQEPFVKIGDKIKIGTKVCVIEAMKLFNDIESEVNGKLIKVLVEDASPVDYDQPLFLLDPNY